From a region of the Thiomicrorhabdus sp. genome:
- a CDS encoding YhdP family protein: MIVKRTHHALHWAFGLFVAYLLITRLFISWVQFLPNQFVATSQWLTGSTIQFGSINIDQDWLGFQADVKKLSVKSSDFEFQAEELKIDINLFSLLIPSAGYGDYLEISKGAFQPKAVVNAQVDDQPLNLQDIGKIDANISHLWKRIKLKDFVITEFTRPGLSVQLHEFQSLNGVRLSVASEFSLSYKDILNYERFNFKSSFTPNIWGGIENGEFSLSSFRPLSIKRLSKLLSVNWQSVLPDGELILDLKGKVAQSQLSSMTLNLNTQALKWHQKHKGLPESLGLKLLWNMEHQNIPKQLKDWQFTLSNIQIDNRFIDSVSAMQLKFEGQDFLRFNADYFDIDPFKVIVKSLIHNPHIAKIFDRSAYLNISNLNGRFNWKTLALPDLEIVFDRLDLPVSEYPGMSLRNLKIVKTEESVTVSSPNPVWLMEPRVHNKPMRIDLPDSFTLDFNQKSQAWSLPQATVLVNKIPVLLTLKKINAQKIDSNFEIKISSMSQLKEYLPYGFMSPKLKSWLTKGLLAGEDIELKGVLRGAFDHFPYKNGGGVFEMTGQVKNASLLFNSDWPVLKNFDANLTFTPFKLDIAVDKLPVGANVTADNVLVEINDLDQKDIALTVKGKVNAKLPNIVNYLQLSPLAKTIGLKEFLQEGAKLNGDASVNLEKIWIPISGYKKRSETVLGNVVFKNADLKILNKIQLENLQGQLNFSEKGVSAKRLNFNLFQGRGHVAVSTNSKTQKVRISGNGHFLENNHTWFKNAIPWKTAITVPFKKAKQKDININLTMSLDKAESKLPEPLNQSSLNTKKATIDTTIIDGSIHSVFNLPGLVNANLNWAKFKDGYALSNTKVWIGKSQIDKKQSMNNLSYVKGEIERLALDEWIPIAKELNLSSTENNQHPLQWAKSEVFVKDIKFLSHDYNNLILSWKSQQKTPLKIDLHNNDIDGTVTLTSKNLINVDVNKFRFYTDEINKSSKTGSAKDEVTKKCSISDTASLLPTIEFKGKELILNDRKIDAINFKLTDTPEKMLIQKINGTFGAGAGVINGQYQLNKKTDQSEIQAQLTSKNVTAVTDFIKLNKGFTGKSGKVNLKLHWNGGLHCFSTEQSAGNIKFVLEDGSVEDIEPGFARLIGLLSVESLIRRLQLDIKDVTNKGMVYDQIKGEAELNHNVLTIKNFTIKAPSANGIIKGQTNIKTQIFDLNAQITPKIGATLPTIAAFAGAANPLAALAVYTLMKVLPGVNENLVTYKYKITGPWSSPIIDGNHKEEVPLQNRKDTILDY, translated from the coding sequence ATGATTGTTAAAAGAACACATCATGCGTTGCATTGGGCATTTGGCCTGTTTGTTGCCTATTTATTAATTACCCGTCTGTTTATTTCTTGGGTTCAGTTTTTACCTAATCAATTTGTAGCCACTTCTCAATGGTTAACTGGTTCTACCATTCAGTTTGGTTCTATAAATATTGATCAAGATTGGCTGGGGTTTCAGGCAGATGTCAAAAAACTCTCTGTTAAATCAAGTGATTTTGAATTTCAAGCTGAAGAACTTAAGATTGATATTAACCTGTTTTCACTTTTAATCCCTTCTGCAGGTTATGGTGATTATTTAGAGATCAGTAAAGGGGCCTTTCAACCAAAAGCCGTAGTAAACGCTCAAGTTGATGATCAACCTTTGAACCTTCAAGATATTGGCAAAATAGATGCTAATATTAGTCATCTGTGGAAAAGAATCAAACTTAAAGATTTTGTAATAACTGAATTTACCAGGCCTGGTCTTTCAGTTCAGTTGCACGAGTTTCAATCTCTTAATGGGGTTCGTCTCAGCGTCGCTTCAGAATTTAGTTTGAGTTACAAAGACATATTAAATTATGAACGCTTCAATTTTAAGTCTTCTTTTACCCCAAATATTTGGGGTGGGATTGAAAATGGTGAGTTTTCGCTTTCTTCGTTTCGTCCGTTAAGTATTAAGCGTTTAAGTAAATTGTTGTCAGTCAATTGGCAGTCAGTGTTGCCCGATGGCGAACTTATTCTAGATTTAAAAGGTAAAGTAGCCCAGTCGCAACTTTCGTCAATGACGTTAAATCTGAATACTCAAGCACTTAAATGGCACCAAAAACACAAAGGTTTACCAGAAAGTTTGGGTTTAAAATTATTGTGGAATATGGAGCATCAAAATATTCCTAAGCAATTAAAAGATTGGCAATTTACACTTTCCAATATTCAAATTGATAACCGTTTTATCGATTCAGTTTCTGCAATGCAATTAAAATTCGAAGGCCAAGATTTCCTTCGTTTTAATGCTGATTATTTTGATATTGATCCATTCAAAGTGATCGTTAAGTCCTTAATACATAATCCCCATATAGCCAAAATTTTTGACCGATCTGCTTATTTGAATATTTCAAACTTAAATGGCCGCTTTAACTGGAAAACCCTAGCTTTACCTGATTTAGAAATCGTATTTGACCGTTTAGATTTACCCGTATCTGAATACCCCGGAATGAGTTTACGTAACCTGAAAATCGTTAAAACAGAAGAGAGTGTTACGGTTTCATCACCCAATCCTGTTTGGTTAATGGAACCGAGAGTACACAATAAACCGATGAGAATTGATTTGCCAGATTCGTTTACCCTGGATTTCAATCAAAAAAGCCAAGCCTGGTCATTGCCGCAAGCCACTGTTTTGGTAAATAAAATTCCCGTTCTACTTACACTGAAAAAAATCAATGCCCAGAAGATTGATAGTAATTTCGAAATTAAAATCTCATCAATGAGTCAGCTAAAAGAGTATTTACCTTACGGTTTTATGAGTCCAAAACTGAAAAGCTGGTTAACTAAAGGGTTATTAGCTGGTGAAGATATTGAATTAAAAGGTGTTCTAAGAGGAGCGTTTGATCACTTTCCATACAAAAATGGAGGCGGAGTTTTTGAAATGACTGGTCAGGTTAAAAATGCCAGTTTACTGTTTAACTCTGATTGGCCTGTTCTTAAGAACTTTGATGCTAACCTTACTTTTACGCCGTTTAAGCTCGATATTGCTGTAGATAAACTACCTGTTGGAGCCAATGTTACTGCAGATAATGTTTTGGTAGAAATAAATGACTTAGATCAAAAAGACATTGCTTTGACCGTAAAAGGAAAAGTGAACGCAAAATTGCCAAATATAGTCAATTATTTGCAACTCTCACCTTTAGCTAAAACGATTGGTTTAAAAGAGTTTTTGCAAGAAGGGGCAAAACTCAATGGGGATGCATCAGTTAATCTTGAAAAAATTTGGATACCCATCTCTGGTTATAAAAAACGTTCTGAAACTGTTCTGGGTAATGTTGTTTTTAAAAATGCAGATTTAAAGATTTTAAATAAAATTCAATTAGAAAATTTGCAAGGACAATTAAACTTTTCAGAGAAGGGCGTTTCTGCTAAACGTTTAAATTTTAATCTATTTCAAGGCAGGGGACATGTTGCAGTATCGACCAATAGTAAAACGCAAAAAGTACGGATAAGTGGAAATGGTCATTTTTTGGAAAATAACCATACCTGGTTTAAAAATGCGATACCTTGGAAAACAGCCATTACTGTGCCTTTTAAGAAGGCTAAACAAAAAGATATAAACATAAACTTAACAATGAGCCTTGATAAAGCAGAAAGTAAATTGCCTGAACCGCTCAATCAATCTTCGCTTAATACTAAAAAAGCAACTATAGATACAACTATTATCGATGGCTCGATTCATTCTGTTTTTAATTTACCAGGCCTGGTAAATGCAAACTTGAATTGGGCTAAATTCAAAGATGGTTATGCCTTAAGTAATACAAAGGTATGGATAGGCAAGTCGCAGATAGATAAAAAACAAAGTATGAATAATCTTTCTTATGTGAAAGGAGAGATCGAACGTTTGGCTTTAGATGAATGGATTCCAATCGCTAAAGAATTAAATTTATCGTCAACTGAAAATAACCAACATCCCCTGCAGTGGGCTAAGTCTGAAGTATTTGTAAAAGACATTAAATTTTTGTCTCATGATTATAATAATTTAATACTCAGTTGGAAATCTCAACAAAAGACACCGCTAAAAATCGATTTACATAATAATGACATTGACGGCACCGTAACTCTAACGAGTAAAAATTTAATAAATGTTGATGTAAACAAGTTCAGGTTTTATACCGATGAAATTAATAAAAGCTCAAAAACAGGCAGTGCTAAAGATGAAGTAACAAAAAAATGCTCAATTTCAGATACGGCTAGTTTGTTACCGACCATTGAATTTAAAGGTAAAGAGTTGATTTTAAATGACAGAAAAATAGATGCCATTAACTTTAAATTAACAGATACGCCTGAGAAAATGCTTATACAAAAAATTAATGGAACTTTTGGAGCTGGAGCAGGGGTTATTAATGGGCAATATCAATTAAATAAGAAAACAGATCAGAGTGAAATTCAAGCACAGCTTACCTCTAAAAATGTAACAGCAGTGACAGACTTTATAAAACTGAATAAAGGGTTTACTGGAAAGTCAGGAAAGGTCAATCTTAAATTACATTGGAATGGTGGCTTACACTGTTTCTCAACTGAACAATCTGCGGGTAATATTAAATTTGTGTTAGAGGATGGTTCTGTTGAAGATATAGAGCCAGGCTTTGCACGCCTTATTGGTTTGTTAAGTGTAGAGTCTTTAATAAGAAGGTTACAATTAGATATTAAGGATGTCACCAATAAGGGAATGGTTTATGACCAAATAAAAGGTGAAGCGGAGTTAAATCATAATGTTTTAACAATAAAAAACTTCACTATTAAAGCGCCATCGGCAAATGGGATAATAAAAGGTCAAACTAATATCAAAACCCAAATTTTTGATTTGAATGCACAAATAACGCCTAAAATAGGTGCCACATTGCCAACCATTGCTGCTTTTGCAGGAGCTGCTAATCCACTAGCCGCCTTGGCTGTTTATACATTAATGAAAGTATTGCCGGGTGTGAATGAAAATTTAGTTACTTATAAATACAAAATCACAGGTCCATGGTCATCACCTATTATTGATGGTAATCATAAAGAAGAAGTACCGCTTCAGAATCGTAAAGACACTATATTAGACTATTAG
- a CDS encoding ExeA family protein gives MYRKYFGLSSLPFKTTPDLDMFYKHGSRQEILEALIYTISRGDGIIKVTGEVGSGKTMLLRLLADRLPANFEVIYINSPNLSAKDILLYICSELGLEFDLNAQKFTLTNALKKQLLSLYSQDKKVVMLVDEAQTMTFDALEELRLLSNIETGDDKLLQMVLFGQPELDKALEHDDIRQLKSRISYNIYVPPLKGSDVQAYLNYRMRKAGYVGLDVFNLSISNKIQKLTHGLPRNINIVADKVLMSVFGSGDKFAKPKHLKALPELDDLTRVNPRFAIFPTVIITLLFFLLVLFGYFLFFESSSKHSVLPLDQVNNQKDDISSIIKKPTSIKKADVLPKHKGLNVDSVKQDQKDSESVVGNGEINVNNQDIATIKSQSSVVKPLKSSPHAKLDSGVTNLNIKNPNAIVGNPAQLMQILRYHKEGREWLDSLQDIYVIQLSTRHIRSLDTTLKFYQKQGIKDGSVHILIDYNKNIDKFRLKVFYLASSRFSALNKIIEELPYKIRASSPYIARIDQIKQNILYTDRKLEDIGIVNE, from the coding sequence ATGTATCGAAAGTATTTTGGTTTAAGCTCACTGCCTTTTAAAACAACTCCTGATTTGGATATGTTTTATAAGCATGGTTCACGTCAGGAGATTCTCGAAGCGTTAATTTATACAATTTCTCGTGGCGATGGAATTATCAAAGTTACTGGAGAAGTTGGCAGCGGTAAGACTATGCTTTTACGGTTGTTAGCAGATAGGTTGCCGGCTAATTTTGAAGTTATCTATATAAATTCTCCAAACTTATCTGCAAAAGATATTTTGCTATATATTTGTTCGGAATTAGGGTTAGAGTTTGATCTTAATGCTCAAAAATTTACTCTAACCAATGCACTAAAAAAACAGTTATTGAGTTTATATAGTCAAGATAAAAAAGTTGTAATGTTGGTGGATGAAGCACAAACAATGACTTTTGATGCTTTAGAGGAATTAAGGCTTTTAAGTAATATTGAAACAGGCGATGATAAGCTTTTGCAAATGGTTCTTTTCGGTCAGCCTGAATTAGACAAGGCATTAGAGCATGATGATATAAGGCAACTTAAAAGTAGAATTAGTTACAACATATATGTACCACCATTAAAAGGCTCAGATGTTCAAGCATATCTTAATTATAGAATGCGTAAAGCTGGATATGTTGGTTTAGATGTTTTTAATTTATCTATTTCTAATAAAATTCAGAAACTTACTCATGGCCTTCCAAGAAATATTAATATTGTTGCAGATAAAGTTTTAATGTCGGTTTTTGGTTCTGGTGATAAATTTGCTAAACCGAAGCACCTCAAAGCGTTGCCAGAGTTAGATGATCTTACGCGGGTCAATCCAAGATTTGCTATATTTCCAACCGTTATCATAACGTTATTATTTTTTCTGTTAGTCTTATTCGGCTATTTTTTATTTTTTGAAAGCTCTTCAAAACATTCAGTATTACCTCTTGATCAAGTTAACAATCAGAAAGATGATATATCATCGATTATTAAAAAGCCTACTTCTATTAAAAAAGCAGATGTTTTGCCTAAACATAAGGGGCTGAATGTAGATTCTGTGAAACAAGATCAAAAAGACTCTGAATCTGTTGTTGGTAATGGTGAAATTAATGTTAATAATCAAGATATTGCTACAATTAAGAGCCAATCTTCTGTTGTTAAACCACTAAAAAGTTCTCCACATGCTAAGCTAGATTCGGGAGTAACTAATCTAAATATAAAAAATCCTAATGCTATTGTTGGAAATCCCGCACAATTAATGCAAATTCTCAGATATCATAAAGAAGGCAGAGAATGGTTAGATTCATTGCAAGATATTTATGTAATCCAGCTTTCGACAAGGCACATACGTAGCTTAGATACAACATTAAAGTTTTATCAAAAACAGGGAATCAAAGACGGAAGTGTTCATATTTTGATTGACTATAACAAAAATATTGATAAATTTAGGTTAAAGGTATTTTATCTGGCATCGTCTAGATTTTCTGCTCTAAATAAAATTATTGAAGAACTTCCTTATAAAATCAGGGCTTCAAGTCCTTATATTGCACGCATAGATCAAATAAAACAGAACATACTTTATACAGATAGAAAATTAGAAGATATTGGAATAGTCAATGAATAG
- a CDS encoding type II secretion system protein GspD, with amino-acid sequence MNSKFKTIVPIIIGLSIIVTLNGCQDSSVKRDPPAPPVSEQFAPAGHLGLKPKVEKVVANSADIPSLTSSTVPKLPPLSGMSSQNDNYSISAVNVPVADLLFKLAKDANKEVDIYSGIQGNVTINAINQPLETILDRISDQVGFMFEIDGQTLKIKPDLPEWRNYKIDYVNIKKKSEEAIDMKMTVTNAVKGTTSGGSSAGRASSTKVSTSSEHDFWGNLAKNIELLAQLDPNANRVIVPQGKDQGNKKSGPALSSVSQNTVVNAEAGVISVYTTRKQHKAIKHYIEEVTERAERQVLIEATVVEVTLNDQYQAGIDWAFFGNRAFGSDGGLKITSPFPGPSNGFSIATIDNTGAAGGVISGDWNILSNISLLKEFGDSKVLSSPKIMAINNQTALLKVVNNLVYFSVDVNVTASTSTVPGLTTYETEIHTVPVGFTMSVTPFVSENGDVTLNVRPTISRKIGEVPDPNPNLATAGVISNIPIIQEKEMSSVLRLRDRQTAIIGGLIEDNNANNKTGLPWVSDTPIFGDLFSKRDDSTTKSELVIFIRPIIIKNPDVDNGDLQSVSRFLKTSNDKEVK; translated from the coding sequence ATGAATAGTAAATTTAAAACCATAGTACCAATCATTATCGGATTGTCTATTATTGTTACTTTAAACGGTTGTCAGGATAGCAGTGTAAAACGAGATCCTCCTGCTCCACCAGTATCGGAACAATTTGCACCAGCAGGGCACCTTGGATTAAAGCCAAAGGTTGAGAAAGTCGTTGCTAACAGTGCAGATATCCCTTCACTAACTTCAAGTACTGTTCCTAAACTTCCTCCTCTGTCAGGTATGTCTTCTCAAAATGACAATTATTCTATTTCAGCGGTGAATGTACCTGTTGCTGATTTACTATTTAAATTAGCAAAAGATGCAAACAAAGAAGTTGATATCTACTCAGGTATTCAAGGTAATGTAACTATCAATGCAATAAACCAGCCATTAGAAACTATTTTGGATCGTATCTCGGATCAAGTTGGCTTTATGTTTGAAATTGACGGTCAAACATTGAAAATCAAGCCTGATTTACCCGAGTGGAGAAATTACAAGATTGATTATGTCAATATCAAGAAAAAAAGTGAAGAAGCTATTGACATGAAAATGACTGTAACTAACGCCGTTAAAGGAACGACAAGTGGTGGTAGTTCGGCTGGGCGTGCAAGTTCAACCAAGGTTTCTACTTCCTCTGAACATGATTTTTGGGGTAATTTGGCTAAAAATATTGAATTATTAGCCCAGTTAGATCCTAATGCAAATAGAGTAATCGTTCCGCAGGGTAAAGACCAAGGTAATAAAAAATCAGGGCCTGCTCTTTCAAGCGTATCTCAGAATACTGTAGTTAATGCTGAAGCTGGTGTTATTTCAGTTTACACAACAAGAAAACAGCATAAAGCAATAAAGCATTATATTGAAGAAGTAACAGAACGTGCTGAAAGACAAGTTCTGATTGAGGCTACTGTTGTAGAGGTAACTTTAAATGATCAATATCAGGCTGGTATTGATTGGGCCTTTTTTGGTAATAGAGCATTTGGTAGTGATGGTGGTTTAAAAATCACATCACCATTTCCAGGCCCTTCTAATGGTTTTTCGATTGCCACAATAGACAATACAGGTGCTGCAGGCGGGGTTATTAGTGGTGATTGGAATATATTATCAAATATCTCATTGTTAAAAGAGTTTGGTGATTCGAAGGTTTTATCAAGTCCTAAAATTATGGCTATAAATAATCAGACTGCATTATTGAAAGTAGTAAATAATTTGGTGTATTTTTCGGTTGATGTAAATGTAACAGCATCAACATCGACAGTGCCAGGATTGACAACCTACGAAACAGAAATACATACAGTTCCTGTTGGCTTCACAATGAGTGTTACACCGTTTGTTAGTGAAAATGGTGATGTTACTTTAAATGTTCGTCCAACTATATCACGAAAAATTGGTGAAGTTCCTGATCCTAATCCGAACTTGGCAACTGCAGGAGTCATTAGTAACATACCTATTATCCAAGAAAAAGAGATGTCGTCTGTTTTAAGGTTAAGAGATAGACAAACAGCTATAATTGGAGGTTTGATTGAAGATAATAACGCTAACAATAAAACTGGTTTACCTTGGGTTAGTGATACTCCTATTTTTGGTGATCTTTTCTCAAAAAGAGATGATTCTACTACCAAAAGTGAGTTAGTTATTTTTATTAGACCGATTATTATTAAAAACCCTGATGTTGATAATGGTGACTTGCAATCTGTTAGTCGATTTTTAAAGACAAGTAACGATAAAGAAGTGAAATAA
- a CDS encoding tetratricopeptide repeat protein: MSVLLDALKKAAEEKKAVNSASEQKSESLDAIQNSNFSIEEHVEESSLESTNVTIVDSVDTSEELPLFDLKISEDVAKEVQPSTEREQLAIEPTSPSQGLTLKLSDGEVDVESDDSGLISLMASLDDEKVTGSSGEKFNHESSSPDQNSFESTSNFELDENQNSNPTLANNNQDSLPEDDFDWSLDKLPGYNQQAEQVVSSENEAYVTNPILVNGENVPPKVAKKYATSTRVILSLVVILLFIGIGFYGLLYYQEQNEELEFSMRKYNLSKMTLPSQSNEQNKQKASDSEESEKNTNLVSDKVISLRNTIKDAVEKNVIQPLSGQGNISPDNIETVKLDDLNTTNVDEQKSKNTDNSEVTSIVGNKTTLAKSNKTVVNSKKTIHSVVPKHNQAEKSSSKGIIVTNSTMSDIAKAYSAYDSQNFTEAQRLFSKVIEKQPNNINALLGLGGVSVANGNFYKAINLYQKVLDNDPNNLYAFESIANLSGRVSLNNEWSSELASMLEKHPKSAVLQYAQGNVFAEKNDWLKAQKNYFNALVLDSTNPDYMLNLAISFDHLGEYKLADKYYTQALGYSEFKQVSFDKKQVKDRLVSIRQFIVKGY; the protein is encoded by the coding sequence GTGAGTGTATTGCTTGATGCTTTAAAAAAAGCAGCTGAAGAAAAGAAAGCTGTAAATAGTGCCTCTGAACAAAAATCAGAGTCTTTGGATGCAATACAAAACTCCAATTTTAGTATTGAAGAACATGTTGAAGAATCGAGTTTAGAATCAACAAATGTCACAATTGTAGATTCTGTAGATACTAGTGAAGAATTACCTCTATTTGACCTTAAGATTAGTGAGGATGTTGCTAAAGAGGTACAACCTAGTACAGAAAGAGAACAGCTTGCTATAGAACCAACTTCCCCGTCTCAAGGCCTAACGCTTAAGTTGTCTGATGGTGAAGTTGATGTTGAATCAGACGATTCAGGTTTAATCTCTTTAATGGCGTCTCTGGACGATGAAAAGGTTACTGGCAGTTCAGGTGAGAAATTTAATCATGAATCATCTTCTCCTGATCAAAATTCCTTTGAATCTACAAGCAATTTTGAATTAGATGAAAATCAAAATAGTAATCCGACCCTCGCCAATAATAACCAAGATTCTCTACCCGAGGATGATTTCGATTGGAGCTTAGATAAACTTCCAGGATATAACCAGCAAGCTGAACAGGTTGTTTCTAGTGAAAATGAAGCTTATGTTACTAATCCGATACTAGTCAATGGTGAAAATGTACCACCTAAGGTCGCAAAAAAATATGCCACATCAACGCGTGTTATTTTAAGTCTCGTCGTAATCCTTTTGTTTATTGGAATTGGTTTCTACGGCCTGCTTTATTATCAAGAGCAAAATGAAGAATTAGAGTTCAGTATGAGAAAGTATAACCTTTCTAAAATGACTCTACCTTCGCAGTCTAATGAACAAAATAAACAAAAGGCTTCTGATTCTGAAGAAAGTGAAAAAAATACGAATTTAGTCTCTGATAAAGTGATTTCTTTAAGAAATACAATAAAAGATGCAGTGGAAAAAAATGTTATTCAACCTCTTTCAGGTCAAGGTAATATATCTCCAGATAATATAGAAACAGTCAAGCTTGATGACTTAAATACTACTAATGTCGACGAACAAAAATCTAAAAATACTGATAATAGTGAAGTTACTTCGATTGTTGGTAACAAAACTACATTGGCTAAATCTAATAAAACAGTCGTTAATAGTAAAAAGACTATTCATTCTGTTGTGCCTAAGCACAATCAAGCAGAGAAATCCTCATCAAAAGGGATAATTGTTACCAATTCAACTATGTCTGATATTGCTAAAGCTTATTCTGCTTATGATTCACAAAACTTTACCGAAGCTCAGCGTTTATTTTCTAAAGTTATAGAAAAACAGCCAAACAACATTAATGCTCTTTTGGGATTAGGTGGTGTATCTGTCGCAAATGGTAACTTTTATAAGGCAATAAACCTTTACCAAAAAGTTTTGGATAATGATCCAAACAATTTATATGCATTTGAATCTATAGCGAATCTTTCTGGTCGTGTAAGCCTAAATAACGAATGGTCATCAGAATTGGCAAGCATGCTTGAAAAACACCCTAAATCAGCGGTTTTACAATATGCACAAGGAAATGTTTTTGCAGAAAAAAATGATTGGTTAAAGGCACAAAAAAATTATTTTAATGCACTCGTTTTAGACTCTACAAATCCTGATTATATGCTTAACCTTGCTATTAGTTTTGATCATTTAGGTGAGTATAAATTAGCTGATAAATACTATACTCAGGCGTTGGGCTATTCAGAATTTAAACAAGTAAGTTTTGATAAAAAACAGGTTAAAGACAGATTGGTCTCAATTCGCCAGTTTATTGTTAAAGGATATTAA
- a CDS encoding GspE/PulE family protein, which yields MLVPMRLGERLVNEGYITPDQLSIALTEHKRNGQKLGEILVSLGFVNVEVVREAVGSFVGYASMSLKEVVPDPKSLSLISETFAHNYQLMPISIKDNILKVAMSNPGDILVLDKLRRHLQNPKIQVEPVLVVESEIQNAIDNYYGYELSIEGILKELETGQADVASISANNEYSQPMVRLVDNLLTDAVKRNASDIHFEPEEDYIRIRYRIDGVLQEIRLLHKMFWSGLVVRLKVLSELDLTEQRIPQDGRMTLIVHGRRIDFRVSSLPGTHGENFVLRILDREKGIVPLDALGLDKDSYDELKIMMGRPTGIMLVTGPTGSGKTTTLYSILNELNDIGVNIMTLEDPVEYPMSLIRQTPVNEEIGMGFAAGIKSLLRQDPDIILIGEIRDAETAEMSLRAAMTGHQVFATLHTNSAIGAIPRLLDIGVSRSIMSGNLIGIVAQRLARKLCKHCKERYEPEEFEKQLLSISDGDGSQLYKAKGCDKCNGVGYKGRLAVLETMRFTTEMDELLLEGASQHAILEKAIENGFSTMAQSGIRWVKQGETTLEEISRVVNLTELL from the coding sequence ATGCTGGTTCCAATGCGTCTTGGTGAAAGATTGGTCAATGAGGGGTATATAACACCTGATCAGCTATCAATTGCTTTAACGGAACATAAACGTAATGGGCAAAAACTAGGTGAAATTTTAGTTTCTTTGGGTTTTGTCAATGTTGAAGTTGTTCGTGAAGCAGTAGGCTCGTTTGTTGGTTATGCCTCAATGAGCCTAAAAGAGGTTGTCCCTGATCCTAAGTCTCTCTCTTTGATTTCAGAAACATTTGCACATAATTATCAATTGATGCCCATCAGTATCAAAGATAATATTCTTAAAGTTGCTATGTCTAATCCAGGTGATATTTTAGTTTTAGATAAACTTAGACGTCACTTGCAGAACCCTAAAATTCAAGTTGAACCAGTACTTGTAGTTGAGTCAGAAATCCAAAATGCGATTGACAACTACTATGGTTATGAACTTTCTATCGAAGGTATTCTTAAGGAGTTAGAAACAGGGCAGGCTGATGTAGCATCTATATCGGCTAATAATGAATATTCTCAACCCATGGTGAGGTTAGTTGATAATTTGCTAACGGATGCTGTTAAACGAAATGCATCTGATATCCATTTCGAACCAGAAGAAGATTACATTCGTATTCGTTATCGTATTGATGGCGTTTTACAAGAAATTCGACTGTTACATAAAATGTTTTGGTCTGGATTAGTTGTTCGCCTTAAAGTATTGTCTGAATTGGATTTAACAGAACAAAGAATTCCTCAAGACGGACGTATGACTTTAATTGTACATGGACGACGTATTGATTTTCGTGTGTCATCCTTACCAGGTACACATGGAGAAAATTTTGTTCTTCGTATCCTTGACAGAGAGAAGGGAATCGTCCCTCTCGATGCATTAGGTTTAGATAAAGATTCCTATGATGAATTGAAAATCATGATGGGTAGGCCGACTGGCATTATGCTTGTAACAGGCCCCACAGGTTCTGGTAAAACAACGACCTTATATTCAATTTTGAATGAATTGAATGATATTGGCGTAAATATTATGACACTGGAAGACCCAGTCGAATACCCAATGTCTTTGATTAGACAAACACCCGTTAATGAAGAGATTGGAATGGGTTTTGCTGCTGGTATTAAATCTCTATTAAGGCAAGATCCAGATATTATTCTTATCGGTGAAATACGAGATGCAGAAACCGCTGAAATGTCTCTTCGTGCAGCGATGACTGGCCACCAAGTTTTTGCTACTTTACATACAAATTCGGCAATTGGTGCAATTCCTAGATTATTAGATATTGGTGTTTCTAGATCAATTATGTCTGGCAACTTAATAGGTATTGTTGCTCAACGATTAGCTAGAAAGCTTTGTAAACACTGTAAAGAGCGTTATGAACCTGAGGAGTTTGAGAAACAATTGTTATCTATATCAGATGGAGATGGTTCTCAATTGTATAAAGCAAAAGGTTGTGATAAATGTAACGGAGTTGGTTATAAAGGCAGGCTTGCAGTGTTAGAAACCATGAGGTTTACTACAGAAATGGATGAGCTTTTGTTAGAAGGGGCTTCACAACACGCAATATTAGAAAAGGCTATTGAAAATGGTTTTTCAACAATGGCTCAAAGTGGAATACGCTGGGTGAAACAAGGTGAAACAACACTCGAAGAAATTAGTCGTGTTGTGAACTTAACCGAACTGTTGTAG